From the genome of Pseudanabaena sp. BC1403, one region includes:
- a CDS encoding photosynthesis system II assembly factor Ycf48, whose protein sequence is MKKSIKRFLSSFSICLLLICLTLFGNIPSASANHGNWHKVDLPVAITPLDLWFDKSEPNHGWLVGTDATLLESIDGGNTWEERKLDLGDSIYRFSSVSFSGSEGWITGQPALLLHTTDSGKSWSRIGLSSKLPGDPFAIVASGKNSAEMVTDLGAIYATEDAGQNWKALVTQAVGNARNLSRSEDGRYVAISANGNFYSTWQPGDITWIQHNRNSSRRVQNMGYTPDNRLWMLNRGGQVQFSEVGEFDTWEKKQTPREGGGFGLLDLVYQDENNVWISGGSSRLLHSEDGGKTWKRDMSAANVGANLYQIYFFSSDRGFVIGQNGTLLAYSPD, encoded by the coding sequence ATGAAAAAAAGCATAAAACGCTTTCTTAGCTCCTTTTCGATTTGTTTATTGCTTATTTGCCTAACATTATTTGGCAATATACCTAGTGCCTCTGCAAATCATGGGAACTGGCACAAAGTTGATTTGCCAGTTGCAATTACCCCCCTTGATTTATGGTTTGACAAATCTGAGCCTAATCATGGCTGGCTAGTTGGTACAGATGCAACTTTGCTCGAATCCATCGATGGCGGCAACACTTGGGAAGAGCGCAAACTTGATCTGGGTGATAGCATTTATCGCTTTTCATCGGTTAGCTTCTCAGGGTCTGAAGGCTGGATTACAGGGCAACCTGCACTATTGCTGCATACCACTGATAGCGGCAAATCTTGGTCGCGGATTGGGCTTAGCTCCAAGCTTCCTGGCGATCCCTTTGCGATCGTAGCTTCTGGCAAAAACTCTGCTGAGATGGTCACAGACTTGGGGGCAATCTATGCAACAGAAGATGCTGGACAAAATTGGAAAGCATTAGTTACTCAAGCCGTTGGCAATGCTCGCAACCTCAGCCGTAGTGAAGATGGTCGTTATGTGGCGATCTCAGCAAATGGCAACTTTTATTCCACATGGCAACCAGGTGATATAACTTGGATTCAACACAATCGGAATAGCTCTCGCCGTGTGCAGAATATGGGCTATACCCCCGATAATCGCCTGTGGATGCTGAATCGTGGCGGACAAGTCCAGTTTAGTGAAGTTGGTGAATTTGATACATGGGAGAAAAAGCAAACTCCTAGAGAAGGCGGTGGATTTGGGCTGCTGGATCTTGTTTATCAAGATGAAAATAACGTCTGGATCTCAGGTGGTAGTTCAAGATTGCTCCATAGTGAAGATGGTGGCAAAACTTGGAAACGTGATATGTCTGCGGCAAACGTCGGCGCTAATCTCTATCAGATTTATTTCTTTTCGAGCGATCGCGGTTTTGTGATTGGACAAAATGGCACATTACTTGCCTATTCTCCAGATTAA